A DNA window from Actinomadura coerulea contains the following coding sequences:
- a CDS encoding A/G-specific adenine glycosylase, which produces MNTESAFTAPILDWYDANARDLPWRAPDATPWGVLVSEIMLQQTPVSRVLPVWDAWTTRWPTPAALAAEPSGEAVRAWGRLGYPRRALRLHEAARTITERHGGDVPSSHADLLALPGIGAYTAAAVASFAFRQRHAVLDTNVRRVLARLLSGVEYPPKTQTKAEVKLAESLLPLDPPTAARWAVAVMELGALVCTARSPRCVDCPVIDRCAWHLTGRPAYDGPPRRGQTYAGTDRQCRGRLLAVLRDAVEPVEKPALDVVWSDATQRERALDTLIADGLVDPLEDGRYALPG; this is translated from the coding sequence ATGAACACCGAATCCGCCTTCACCGCACCGATCCTCGACTGGTACGACGCGAACGCACGGGACCTTCCGTGGCGAGCGCCGGACGCGACCCCCTGGGGCGTCCTCGTCAGCGAGATCATGCTCCAGCAGACACCGGTCTCCCGCGTCCTGCCCGTCTGGGACGCCTGGACGACCCGGTGGCCGACGCCCGCCGCGCTCGCCGCCGAACCGTCCGGCGAGGCCGTCCGCGCGTGGGGCCGGCTCGGCTACCCGCGCCGCGCGCTGCGCCTCCACGAGGCCGCCCGCACGATCACCGAGAGGCACGGCGGCGACGTCCCCTCCTCGCACGCCGACCTGCTGGCGCTCCCCGGCATCGGCGCCTACACCGCCGCCGCCGTCGCCAGCTTCGCGTTCCGGCAGCGGCACGCCGTCCTCGACACCAACGTCCGCCGCGTCCTGGCCCGGCTGCTCTCCGGCGTCGAGTACCCGCCGAAGACGCAGACCAAGGCCGAGGTCAAGCTCGCGGAGAGCCTCCTCCCGCTCGACCCGCCGACCGCCGCCCGCTGGGCCGTCGCCGTCATGGAACTGGGCGCCCTGGTCTGCACGGCCCGCTCGCCGCGCTGCGTCGACTGCCCCGTCATCGACAGGTGCGCGTGGCATCTGACCGGCCGTCCCGCCTACGACGGACCGCCGCGAAGGGGCCAGACGTACGCCGGTACCGACCGGCAATGCCGGGGCCGCCTCCTGGCCGTCCTACGGGACGCCGTGGAACCGGTCGAGAAACCAGCCCTGGACGTCGTCTGGTCGGACGCGACCCAACGCGAACGCGCCCTTGACACCCTCATCGCAGACGGGCTGGTCGACCCTCTGGAGGACGGCCGCTACGCCCTTCCGGGCTGA